In Lolium rigidum isolate FL_2022 chromosome 3, APGP_CSIRO_Lrig_0.1, whole genome shotgun sequence, the genomic window caaccacactcctccaaacgtagacgtaccttcttgcaaaggaagggaactacgggaatcatctccgtgtcatcgcgtgttccactctcggttacctctatcctattctatctcttatatattgcgtagctatatcttgcttagttggtaaccttgtcataggtaaattcacttagttgcatatctagagaatttacctttgtgtcaagcctaaattgaaaaagaactaaaaattggttagcacctattcaccccccctctaggtgcggcatacgatcctttcaaacgGTTTCTTATGTAAATGATATCTAACATTTCTCGTGGAAGTCGTTCTTGCTTTTAGGAGACTGTGGACCCCCTTCCTTTGTCTGTGTTGCTTTTGGAATGCGCAGACAAACCGAGAGTGTCCTTATAAAAGGGATCTTCTTTCCCAAAGGTTGTCAAGCCTTTTGGACCTAAATTTGTCCACATTTTTATCTTCTAAAGCTTGACTCTTACCCATCCCTTCTATGGTTCTTGCATTTTTTTTTGGCGggaagagggagagagagagggggagaggaTATAGATCTACATTTTCACTCTCTTCTACGTGTAGGGTAGTTATTAGATCTACATCTTGAAGTCATTGGTTGAACTCCTCCTATGTTCTTCCTCTCTGATTCCTCCTTGACAAATTTTTTCTTTGGTGTGGGATTTGAGAGAGGACTTGAGCAACTAGGGGCTATCAACTATCTTCATGCGTGGGGTGTCGGCTTCGATCACTTTGGTGATGGTCTCATCGACCAACTTGGTATGCGGCATCAGGCCCGACGTGTGTGCGTTGTTTGTCCTGTAAGTGAGTTAGAGCCGCAACTTCGGGAATCGCCATGGCGTGAGCATTTCCTAGTATGTATTTACTAACCTTAAATAATACGTATGAGTCATATTtaggggatattcactttggctcataggagcatttgctcccattatgtgaatcaacatttcgaagtgtcaaaaaattctaaaataaaattttacatgtacatctacacattttatgttggtacacaagttttcaaaaaaactaaaaaaatttgtggctcctgtaaaaaagacaaattttgatgctataacatgactacatacaggacatttttttgtcttttttgtacacgccacataaaatgttgtttctccatgaaaacttgtgcactaacatagaatgtcatgatgtacaccaaaaaatttatgttagaatttcttttttaaaaaattattttttaattattttgtataatgggagcatttgctcctatgagccaaaacgcctcctcccaTATTTAGCTACTAGATATCCTATAAATCTATCTTAATTAGCTTCAAAAATCCTTGTGTGAAATAACTCATATATTTATTTTGCTGAACTTATAATGGCTACCGGGACCATGCCATCTTTTAGATACGCTTTGTTCCCCTGCAGACAAAGGTGTTACCTCGGCTAAAATGTGGTCTTTGGACCGATGTGGATGTCGGTGGAGCAGCGGCGctaaaaatctttgtggtgttttAGGGCTTCAAATCTACTAGTAGTTGTTTATGTGTCGGAGTTGTTGGACCGGCTATGCCAATTCTTATTCTTCGATATGAAAAATTGAAAAGTATAGCTCTGCTCGAAGAGAAAAATCAATTGAGTAAAGCTTGATCAAGATCAGACCAATTCGTGGTCCAATCGGCGCGGACCGTTGATTGTTAGCTGGTGCGCGACGGCCGCGCCGTAGTTGACTTGCTAACTGGCCATGTTGCCGCGACAGCCAGCAAAACATACGCTGTTCTTGCGACGGCCCACGCCGGCCACTACCACTTGATGATGAGTTCCAGTTGCTGACTTGCCGGCTGACTCTCCAGCGGCGACCCTCCGCCTCCTGCTCCTCgccgctcctccctgatcccTCGCCTGGACCCTGCGCCGCTCACCGCCGCTCCATCCTCCCCCCTCGCCTCTACCTGGCCGGCCGCCTCCTCACCGGAGCTAGTCGGACCAGATCACCGGGAAGCACCCCGTGGATCGTCTGCGCCCGGCGGATCCCACCTCTGTCCTCCCCAGCTCGTCACCGCGGCAACCACCCAGCTCCCTCCCACGCTCGCAACTCCCGGAATGAGGTAGCGGGCTCCGCCcaatccctccctctccccctctgtCTATCATGTGGTTTCCTCTGAACTAGCATGTCTACTTATGTGTATTTGCCATGGATTGAGGCTAGGCTTAGGTGGATCTGAAAGTTCTCGCATATGTTGACTAATGAATTTCTAAACCGTCGTTTTGACTGAGTAGTGTTCCTTTTGCTCTGTCGCAAGGTATTCATGGTATTTAATTTGCTCTGTTCTTGGGCGCACCTGCAAGTTCATGTGCCCCTTTATGTGTTATGCAGTGATTACGATTCGAAAATGTGTGAGTAAGTCGCTGGTATAGCATAACCCTCACAATGTGTTAGTATGGTCCATATTTGGCCAATGGATGTAATTAAATTTTTCGGTAAAGTGGATGTAACTAAATATCCTACAGTAGTTGAGGTGATGTTTGGAGAATATTTTCTGTGGATAGTCATTAAGATGTTTGAGACTTCAAAGTTGGCCTGTTCAATTTCTCAACTGGACGCATACCAACTGTATTATGTTTCAAAATGTGCCAGGCACATGCAGTGGGACCATTCCGAACAAGTACTGGAACTTATCCATTTAGTTCGATTATATTTAGACAATGCAGATGCTTATTATGATTATGCTCCACTATTATGAATTTTGAAGTGGCATCGCTTTCATTGGCTTGCTTTATTCCAGTGGTTCAGATTTTAATTCGAGATACTCGACAAGATAAAACCTAGCAAAAATGTGGCCTACTTGTAAACACAATGCACACTGATTCATGCACTAAATAAGTGGTTACCTTGCAGAAACCCTCAGTTAGGCATTCATGTGGACCCTGGTACCCCTCCTGGGAGAAAAGTACCGGAGATTACGACTAGTCCGCTCATGAATGGTGAAAAGAGTAAACTCTGGGATCAGATTGGAGGTCAAAGTTCACTGGCAAGTCCCATGAGGAGAGAAATTGGGAACAGGCATGTAAGCTTCCCTTGATCTATGTGTCAATTAACCAGAGTAATCCTGGAAACATCTTGACAATGGATTTCGTTCTCACCTCCTGGAATGAAAATTGTAATGTAAGCAGTTACGCCTCATGCTGACCCAATTGATCGTGTTTTTGGTTCATATTTTCTCCAGATCTATGATGAGGTCCTTCTCTGCTGATGAGATTGACTTGGAGGATTTGAAGACCTCAAAAGATAAAGATAGACCTTCAGGATCCCTTAGGATCCCAAAAATTCAGAATCACTCTCTTCTATCTGGTCTTGCTTACTGCATAGCATCCTGCAGCATGATTTTAGTTAATAAGTTTGTTTTGTCTGGCTATGGTTTCAATGCAGGGATATCTCTGATGCTTTACCAGGTATATTACTGTTGCTGAATGTATACTTTGATGCAATTGTCTTCTTCTGCATTGTGGCTATTGGGGTGACACTGACAGTATTTTCTTCATCATGTTTTACTGCAGAACATTGTATCCGTAATCATAGTTTCCACACTGTCCCTCTCTGGTGTTATCCCTACTGAACCATTAACGTGGAAGTTAATCAAAGTTTGGTTGCCTGTGAACATCATATTTGTCGGAATGCTAATTACAAGCATGTTTAGGTGTGTACAAGATCTTCAAATCATTTTAATCCGTGAATTGTTTTCGGTGCAGTTTATGTGGGTCTGTACTTATATACTTTTGTTCTCGGAGCATGGAATTGTTATCTGAATTAAGCTGTTATTCTATGTTATGGTTATACACATTCCAAAATTGCTCTCTGTTTATTTGCTTAGCCATGAATAAAGTAACGCAGTTGTGATATAATTGTTTCTCCTTTAATCACTATTGATGCTTAATAATATTTGGTTGCTCATATGTTTCACTTAGGGATAAAATGTTGCTGTGTTAAGGCTCATCTGTTTTACCTCTATTCATGTTCAATTTGTTAGTTTGGACGATGACAACCTGAGTAATTTCTAAATTTGAGTTGAGCTTTCATGAGCCGTGAAGAAATTGTTTCTTGTAATAAGGAAATATCAGATTGAAAATTTAAGAAGTCCTGCAATTTTTGATATTTTCTTTGCCTTTCAGTCTGAAGTACATCAATGTTGCAATGTTGACTATATTAAAGAATGTCGCCAATGTTCTTACTGCTTCTGGGGAAACCTACTTCTTTAAGAAGCAGCATGATAGACAAGTTTGGATTTCTCTCACGTTGATGGTAGGTCATGAAGTTATGAATGTTTGAGCTGGACTTGAATGTCCGAGGGGCATATTTTCTCTTCTATTGCTAAATAATAGCATTTCACTACCATCTCTAAGCTCGTGTGTTCATGAGACATTGACTCAAAGTAACACACTATTATGCCATTTAAGGCCTGACTCACCTCTGTTTCCTCTGTAGATAATTTCCGCCATTGCTGGAGGAATAACAGACCTGTCATTTAATGCAGTTGGCTATACATGGCAGATCATAAACTGTGTTTTAACAGCGTCATATTCGGTATTGTTCTTCTCAATGATTACAGCACGAGATGATTATCACATAGTTAGTCCTGCCACGTGTTCTAGATTCTTATCTACAGTTCTGAGATGCCTCATATATACATTTTAACAAGTGAACTATTTATTTTCCAGCTTACACTGCGGCATGTAATGGACAGTGCTAAGGAAGCCACCAGGTCTGGCAATTTGAATGAGCTTTCGATGGTTTTACTGAATAACGTTCTATCACTACCATTGGGAGTTATCCTCGTGCTTGGTTTTAATGAAGTGGAGTACCTGTTGGAAACGTAAGCTCCTGATTCAGATTTTATTTATTCACTTGTTGTAGCATGAACCTAATAAATGAAATGCAAACTGTGGAGCTTCCATCTGTGCAACAAAAACTATTTGTCCTTTCCTGTCCTTCATGGCACACCAACATAAAATGATGTAGTCTAAAAGAACCTGTTATGGACATGTCACCTCAATCTTGCCAGTAAGCTGATGTATAGGGTCAAATGTATTTATCTGCTACAAAGTGATCTATAGGGTCGAAGGTGTTTATCTGCTAGTAACTTAGGTTCCTACAAGATACAATTCTAATATCCGGTACCGGTAGAAAAAATAGATAATTGCAAAGGCTACTTTTGTCTTATGGGAAATGGATTTGCAGGCCTCTCCTGAGGATGCCTATGTTTTGGCTAGTCATCACTGCTAGTGGAGTTTTGGGTCTTGCTATCAGCTTTACTTCGATGTGGTTTCTTCGTCAGACAAGCGCAACAACATATAGGTACAGAGTCTGATCAACCTTTCTAAAGTTGTTGCTCTTTACTCTTCTTGAGCTTCTTATGCGAACGTTGTCCCCCTGTTGCAGTCTTGTAGGCTCCCTGAACAAGATCCCTCTCTCTATTTCCGGAATCCTTCTCTTCAAAGTCCACACAAGCATGCAGAATTCCATCAGCATTCTGTTCGGTATGTTTTGTCTATGGTGAAGGCAAAGAGATTAATACCTTACAGCTGACACATACCACATTTCACTGACAATGAAACCATGCCCTGCAGGCCTACTAGCAGGAGTATTTTTCGCCAGGGCGAAGTTGCGGGGCAACTCCCAGTCCTAGTTGTTCTTTGTATGTCCTAGAAGGCAGTGTCACATTCATCATCAGAGAGCAGGTTGCTCCCACAAATCACAACCTGGGAAATTTGTGCAGATGTGAGGTTCTTTCCCAGTTGGCAACGCAAGAGACAACATCACCTTAGTTATCCTGAGGCTTCGCCCTTTTCTCTCGAAGCTGTCTTGGGTTGGTGGTGGTATACATCTCATGCTTTCATGTAAGACACACGGTTAGATACTGCTGAAATCCCTGGCACATACATCACATCCTCTCGAAGCTGTCTTAGTTATCCAGATCCCAGTCCATACATCTCGTTCTTTCATGTAAGACACACGGTCAGATACTGCTGAAATCCCTGGCACTTGGGGACATAGATTACAAGGGTAAATACAGATAACTGCAGATGCTTGTGTAGTTGACTATTGGGTTGGAGATCCCCCTCCTGAAACCTCAGCTCGACAGATTGTTACTGCATATTCTTTTGTCCTGGAGATACGCTGTTAATCCGGTTTACCCTGAGTCATGGGAAATTTTGGTTCAGGAGATCTTTTCAGTTTCCTTACACTGTATTCGCATTGCTGGTCAAATGCACTCAAAGCAACTCAGGAACAACGCGTGCTGTGCAATCGTTTTTCAGAGCACAGGTAGATGgattttcttcaaaaaaaaaaaaaaaaaaagaggagagagagcaAAGATAGATAGCAGTGCTCAACGGCAATGCAGCAAGTAGGTTAAGATTCTTGTTTCTAGCGTGTGACAGGCTAGCAACTAGCAGCACGCAAGGCTCTGAAACTTGCATAGGCAAACGCTGCGAAAAAAAACACAGCTCTGTCATCTTGGAAGCATTGTTCATGACTGTTGTATTGAGGTTTGACTGCTGCTGTGATTCCTGTGAGTGTCTCCCTATTGCTCGTAAGCTGTCCCTATGCTTTGGCATAAATGTCCTGGACGCTCTCCCTGTGTGAAAAAAGTATGAAAAAGAATATAGCAGAATAAATGAGGCAGACGAGACAGATGCGTCAATGCTCTTTGGACACGCGACATGACCTCTCACAAAGGAACCAAGAGCAGAGGAGGACTGGCACACATTCACTCGAGCAAGTATTCAATGGGGGCTCAGCACTGTCCTTTTCCTTGCACCAAAGATAGTCGGTAGGCAAGATTTTTGCATATCTGCACGTGACAGGATTTCGAttgaatgcagcagtagtaaacctTTGCTCAAGGCTTGAGTTAGCCATGCATACGTAGCACAGGCTAGGCAATCTGTTTCTGTTGGCACCTTGGGCCGTTTGGAACAGTGGCATGTTTGCAGCGTAGTAATTTGCATAAATATTGTATTGCAACTTGAATTATTTCTCTCATGGAGAGATAAATCACCAGTGGCCATAGTTGATGCTAAACATCACATGGAAATTCACATCTCTGAGAATTTATTCGGCGGCATCGACACATAAGTCTCAATTCAAAGGCATGATTGGCTCCTACGTGATGGAGGCCGGagaaaatatctagtgataccatattttacatgataccatgatactaCTCCACAAAATTCAATTTTGTAGatgccaaaaaaaattgaaacaaatttgtgggtgttcacaagatgtgtatTTACATTCGTTAAAACTTTCATAACCAAATTTAAAATATACAAACAGAAAAAAGATAAATTGCAATGTGAATAGTGTCAATTTGTGCTTTGTCTTTACGTGACACTATTCATGTTAggtttctcgttttcgtttcTCTAGGGTATTTCGAATTTGGTACTGCAAGTTATAGGCAATATAAATACACATCTTGTAACATCTAGaaatttatttcaatttttttaacaatGATACTTTAAAATTTGAAGAGTGATATTGAAAGAATATGATTGTCTCATAATTGATTATTGATACATTCGGTTTTACAAAGAATATATATAGGGGCCAATGAGGCTAACCCTAACTTGAGACACAGGCAAAACTAAACCGACTTATAATCTAACATCCCCCCGCAGTATTAACGTGGGGTTCAACAACGTTGAGACTGAAACGAATATCAACAAAAGGTGTAGTCGGTAGTCCTTTGGTGAAGATGTCCGCGAACTGAGCGGAGGAGGGGACATGTAGAACTCGAACTTGTCCCAGAGCCACCTTCTCCCGTACAAAGTGAATGTCAATCTCTATATGCTTGGTGCGCCGATGCTGCACAGGATTGGCTGCCATGTAAACTGCGGAAATATTGTCACAATAAACAATGGTCGCCTGATTAATGGGCTTGTGAAGCTCCGATAACAACTGACGCAGCCATACCGTCTCAGCGACAGCATGGGCAACTACATGGTACTCTGCTTCTGCTGACGAACGCGAAACTGTGACCTGCCGTTTCGAGGACCAAGAAACCAAGTTGTTACCAAGAAAAACACAGTATCCAGACGTGGACCTACGAGTGTCCGGACAACCAGCCCAGTCTGCATCAGAATATGCCGTCAATGTGGTAGGCTTGGAAGAGTTTATGTGGAGACCATGATCGAGTGTACCTTTGAGATATCGCAAAATTCGTTTGACATGATTAAAGTGGGGAATGCGAGGATCGTGCATGAACAAACAGGCTTGTTGGACGGAAAAGGAAATTTCAGGACGAGTGATAGTGAGATATTGAAGTGCACCAGTTAGACTACGGTAAAGTGAAAGATCAGAAAAAGGGTCACCCGTGGAAGAAAGTTTAAAAGTAGTGTCTACTGGAGTGCGAGAGGGCTGACAGTCGAGCATACCAGCACGTGTGAGGAGATCAAGAACATGCTGACGCTGAGAGAGAAAGAGGCCGTGAGAATCTCTAGTGACAGCAATACCCAAAAACCGATGAAGAAGACCTAGGTCAGTCATAGAAAATTCGGTGCTAAGAAGAGAGATGATATGATCAAGGAAAGTTTGTGTAGAGGCAGTGAGAACAATGTcgtcgatgatacgtctccgacgtatcgataatttcttatgttctatgccatattattgatgatacctacatgttttatgcacactttatgtcatattcgtgcattttctggaactaacctattaacaagatgccgaagtgccgctgtcgttttctgctgtttttggtttcgaaatcctagtaacgaaatattctcggaattggacgaaatcaagacccgggggcctattttgccacgaaccttccggaagaccgaagagcatacgaagtggggccacgaggtggcgacaccacaaggcggcgcggccaagggggcccgcgccgccctgtggtgtgggcccctcgtcagccctccgactccgcccttccgcctacttaaagcctccgtcgcgaaacccctgaggagaaaaaccacgatacggaaaaccttccagagacgccgccgccaatcccatctcgggggattctggagatctcctccggcaccctgccggagaggggattcatctcccggaggactctacaccgccatggtcgcctccggagtgatgagtgagtagttcacccctggactatgggtccatagcggtagctagatggttgtcttctcctcattgtgcttcattgttggatcttgtgagctgcctaacatgatcaagatcatctatctgtaatactctatgttgtgtttgtcgggatccgatggatagagaataccatgttatgttaattatcaagttattacatatatgttgtttctgatcttgcatgctctccgttattagtagaggctctggccaagttgatgctagtaactccaagagggagtatttatgctcgatagtgggttcatgcctgcattgacaccggggggtgacgaaacccctaaggttgtgttgtcttgttgccactagggataaaacattgacgctatgtccgaggatgtagttgttgattacattacgcaccatacttaatgcaattgtccgttgtttagcaacttaatact contains:
- the LOC124704147 gene encoding GDP-mannose transporter GONST1-like isoform X2; amino-acid sequence: MRNPQLGIHVDPGTPPGRKVPEITTSPLMNGEKSKLWDQIGGQSSLASPMRREIGNRSMMRSFSADEIDLEDLKTSKDKDRPSGSLRIPKIQNHSLLSGLAYCIASCSMILVNKFVLSGYGFNAGISLMLYQNIVSVIIVSTLSLSGVIPTEPLTWKLIKVWLPVNIIFVGMLITSMFSLKYINVAMLTILKNVANVLTASGETYFFKKQHDRQVWISLTLMIISAIAGGITDLSFNAVGYTWQIINCVLTASYSLTLRHVMDSAKEATRSGNLNELSMVLLNNVLSLPLGVILVLGFNEVEYLLETPLLRMPMFWLVITASGVLGLAISFTSMWFLRQTSATTYSLVGSLNKIPLSISGILLFKVHTSMQNSISILFGLLAGVFFARAKLRGNSQS
- the LOC124704147 gene encoding GDP-mannose transporter GONST1-like isoform X1 — its product is MMRSFSADEIDLEDLKTSKDKDRPSGSLRIPKIQNHSLLSGLAYCIASCSMILVNKFVLSGYGFNAGISLMLYQNIVSVIIVSTLSLSGVIPTEPLTWKLIKVWLPVNIIFVGMLITSMFSLKYINVAMLTILKNVANVLTASGETYFFKKQHDRQVWISLTLMIISAIAGGITDLSFNAVGYTWQIINCVLTASYSLTLRHVMDSAKEATRSGNLNELSMVLLNNVLSLPLGVILVLGFNEVEYLLETPLLRMPMFWLVITASGVLGLAISFTSMWFLRQTSATTYSLVGSLNKIPLSISGILLFKVHTSMQNSISILFGLLAGVFFARAKLRGNSQS